Proteins encoded within one genomic window of Alteribacter populi:
- a CDS encoding metal-dependent hydrolase yields MKLTRLGHSCFVVELNTGTRIMVDPFLDQNPACPKDFLKKDYLETIDVVLVTHGHFDHASGLAELKKRNPEVLVVAQYEFALKLMGDGYHVFPLNFGGTYRTEDFEVTMVNAVHTSTFGETHGKPQFVGLPCGYVLNPANGETVYISGDTNVMADMKIIQDIYHPSIAILSCAGQFVMGPKEAAYALSHLLDVKRVVPCHTFPKVEDAADPDMMENLLENFPVVENMIGQDEELKKLMSKRKDPEVIVMDFGETKRL; encoded by the coding sequence TTGAAGCTAACAAGGTTAGGACATTCGTGTTTTGTTGTTGAGTTGAATACGGGAACAAGAATCATGGTTGATCCATTTTTGGATCAAAACCCTGCATGTCCTAAAGACTTTTTGAAAAAAGATTACTTAGAGACAATCGATGTTGTTTTAGTAACACATGGACATTTTGATCACGCATCAGGTTTAGCAGAGCTGAAAAAGCGTAATCCAGAGGTGTTAGTCGTCGCTCAATATGAGTTTGCTTTGAAGTTAATGGGGGATGGATACCATGTATTTCCTTTAAACTTTGGTGGAACTTATCGTACTGAAGACTTTGAAGTAACGATGGTCAATGCCGTCCACACTTCGACCTTTGGTGAAACTCACGGTAAGCCACAGTTTGTCGGATTACCTTGTGGGTATGTTTTGAATCCTGCCAATGGAGAAACGGTGTACATTTCGGGGGACACGAATGTGATGGCAGATATGAAAATTATTCAAGATATCTATCATCCTTCGATTGCCATTTTGTCGTGTGCCGGTCAATTTGTAATGGGACCCAAAGAAGCTGCCTATGCGTTAAGTCACTTATTGGATGTTAAAAGGGTTGTTCCATGTCATACGTTCCCTAAAGTTGAGGATGCAGCTGATCCTGATATGATGGAGAATTTACTGGAGAATTTTCCCGTGGTAGAAAACATGATTGGACAGGATGAAGAGTTAAAGAAGCTGATGAGTAAACGGAAAGATCCCGAGGTCATTGTTATGGATTTTGGAGAAACAAAGAGATTATAG
- a CDS encoding VOC family protein gives MLSTLERKVGTIFIPVKNVEDARDWYCNLLGVTTDGEIQFGHIYVIPLENGIDLVLDSKIFDKRYTGTAPLFHFNTKNIQQTYEEFKENGIELITEVEHDHWFNFKDPDENVLMVCQC, from the coding sequence ATGTTAAGTACTTTAGAACGGAAAGTTGGCACGATTTTTATACCAGTCAAAAATGTTGAAGATGCGAGAGATTGGTACTGTAACTTGTTAGGAGTAACTACTGATGGGGAAATTCAATTCGGACACATTTATGTTATACCACTTGAGAACGGAATAGACCTTGTACTTGATAGTAAAATTTTTGATAAACGTTACACAGGAACGGCACCGTTGTTTCATTTTAATACGAAAAATATTCAACAAACTTATGAGGAATTTAAGGAGAATGGAATTGAACTTATAACAGAAGTTGAACACGATCACTGGTTTAACTTTAAAGATCCGGATGAAAATGTTCTAATGGTTTGTCAGTGCTAG
- a CDS encoding GyrI-like domain-containing protein, giving the protein MKIINKGEMKLVGIRVVCEGSDYQIEIPKAVEQLKRRKGEIPYLIDRSKLVGAFVVEENSNKEDDGYWACLQVSEFDQVPKGMTRLTIPAQSYAYAKHSGPVKVIFNTYEKLLSEIEASEYTRHLNAWHLEVYPHWTLETGENMTIELYDTVR; this is encoded by the coding sequence ATGAAAATCATCAACAAAGGCGAAATGAAATTGGTGGGGATTAGAGTAGTATGTGAAGGAAGTGACTACCAGATAGAAATTCCAAAAGCTGTTGAGCAATTAAAAAGACGGAAAGGTGAAATACCTTACCTAATTGACAGAAGCAAGCTCGTAGGCGCCTTTGTCGTTGAGGAAAATAGTAATAAGGAAGATGACGGTTACTGGGCTTGTCTCCAGGTGTCGGAATTTGATCAAGTACCAAAAGGAATGACAAGGCTCACGATACCCGCTCAAAGCTATGCTTATGCAAAACACAGTGGACCTGTGAAAGTCATATTTAACACATATGAGAAGTTACTGAGTGAAATAGAAGCGAGTGAATATACAAGACACCTGAATGCTTGGCATTTAGAAGTTTACCCCCATTGGACACTCGAAACAGGAGAAAACATGACAATTGAGTTGTACGATACGGTTAGATGA
- a CDS encoding YveK family protein: METKKSKEIEVKKIFDTLKKRLWVILLITFISTTAGAIHSYYFQPTPIYESSARIIIREDSGFMNTLKVFIKEPPVMEAVIEELQLNRSPEALSTQIQVQDVEGSQIVRIIVHDTNPETAVQIANTTASIYKAVVADTLNFTEVDSLSEAVASDNEQPINPTSNRSIKITFIMGIIVGIGYVFLLDSLDNRLRSQREIEKLLQVPVLGSVSKINKKTIVKNKNKKESPSFRGETIG, from the coding sequence ATGGAAACAAAAAAGAGTAAAGAAATCGAGGTTAAAAAGATTTTTGATACTCTTAAAAAGCGGTTGTGGGTCATCCTTTTAATTACATTCATATCCACAACAGCTGGCGCGATTCATTCTTATTACTTTCAGCCAACGCCTATTTACGAATCATCAGCAAGAATCATTATTCGAGAAGATTCCGGTTTTATGAACACGCTTAAAGTGTTTATAAAAGAGCCTCCAGTAATGGAAGCTGTCATTGAAGAACTTCAATTGAACCGTTCTCCAGAAGCATTAAGCACACAAATCCAAGTTCAGGACGTCGAAGGCTCCCAGATCGTAAGAATCATTGTCCATGATACAAACCCGGAAACCGCAGTACAAATCGCGAATACCACGGCAAGTATATATAAAGCAGTTGTTGCAGACACCTTGAATTTTACTGAGGTTGACTCTTTATCAGAAGCTGTTGCAAGTGATAACGAACAACCAATAAATCCTACAAGTAATCGCTCAATAAAAATCACATTCATTATGGGAATAATAGTTGGCATTGGTTATGTTTTTCTCTTGGACAGTTTAGACAACAGACTAAGGTCGCAACGTGAAATCGAAAAACTACTTCAAGTCCCGGTTTTAGGGAGTGTGTCAAAAATAAACAAAAAAACGATCGTTAAGAATAAAAATAAAAAAGAGAGTCCATCATTCAGGGGTGAAACGATTGGTTAA
- a CDS encoding CpsD/CapB family tyrosine-protein kinase, producing MVNLLKSRKVPAFFNNPSSIIANEYEKIRINLEFSSFETKSRVLIITSPGFGEGKSTTVANLAVSLAQEGKNVLLIDTDVKDPTIHKMFKMKNAIGLTNFLSGQKKMEEIVNRTEIARLKLITSGPVPHDSEKIFKSRLMETLITEGLKQYDYVLFDSPPVLEGDEAKVVASRCEGVILVIRNGKTEDTLALEAKKSLETSNAKLLGVILNGKPRGFFKKNK from the coding sequence TTGGTTAACTTATTGAAAAGTAGAAAAGTACCTGCATTCTTTAATAATCCTAGTTCTATAATCGCCAATGAATATGAAAAAATTAGAATAAACCTAGAGTTTTCTTCTTTTGAAACGAAAAGTCGAGTATTAATTATCACCTCTCCCGGATTTGGTGAGGGGAAATCTACAACAGTAGCAAATCTAGCTGTTTCATTAGCACAGGAAGGAAAAAATGTGTTATTAATAGATACCGATGTAAAGGACCCTACGATCCATAAAATGTTTAAAATGAAAAACGCTATCGGTTTAACCAACTTTTTATCGGGGCAAAAAAAAATGGAGGAAATAGTAAATCGAACTGAAATTGCAAGACTGAAATTAATAACTAGTGGTCCAGTACCACATGATTCGGAAAAAATATTCAAGTCCAGGCTAATGGAAACCTTAATTACTGAAGGCTTAAAGCAATATGATTACGTCCTATTCGATTCTCCACCAGTGCTGGAGGGAGACGAAGCTAAAGTCGTTGCTAGTCGATGCGAAGGGGTCATTCTCGTTATTCGTAATGGTAAAACGGAAGACACATTAGCACTAGAAGCAAAAAAATCATTAGAAACATCCAATGCAAAATTGCTTGGTGTCATTTTGAATGGTAAACCCCGTGGATTCTTTAAAAAGAACAAATGA
- a CDS encoding nucleoside-diphosphate sugar epimerase/dehydratase, whose product MAYQKRLSLLVLIDSFFILTTILISSILLKYSLIFFAPILILTAMTLLISHHFLSLFYKLYKKAWEYASIGELLIILKTVTFSIAIVALLQQVAFQEIHLRLLTIIWLLQMGMIGGSRFSWRVIRDTYLIKNENKTRTLIIGAGSAGTMVARQLLNNRETELLPVAFVDDNVNKHNLDVLGIPVIGGIDQLENTVRNFNIENIVIAIPSLRKKELNIIFKECAKTKVKTRILPMIEDLVTGKISVNQFREVKVEDLLGRDPVELDTNGIAKYISNHVVLVTGAGGSIGSEICRQISNFKPDKLVLLGHGENSIYSIEMELKVAYKDTNIAFVTEIADIQDSKKMLSIMKKHRPHVVYHAAAHKHVPLMERNPEEAVKNNMIGTMNVAKAASKHEVKTFVMISSDKAVNPTSVMGATKRLAEMIIYDMDRKSNTKFITVRFGNVLGSRGSVIPLFKKQIQRGGPVTVTHPEMVRYFMTIPEASRLVIQAGSLARGGETFVLDMGDPVKIVDLAKNLIKLSGYAVEEIGIEYSGMRPGEKLFEELLNKQEIQEPQIYPKIYIGKSAEIFIDEIEEIMSTYTLYELENLRNQILNLANRKITKKDRLEEKVMVSLQG is encoded by the coding sequence ATGGCTTATCAAAAGAGGCTATCTCTCCTCGTTCTCATTGATTCATTTTTTATACTAACGACGATATTGATAAGCAGCATATTATTAAAATATTCATTAATTTTCTTTGCTCCAATTCTAATTTTAACCGCAATGACATTACTGATCAGCCACCATTTCTTGTCATTATTTTATAAACTCTATAAAAAAGCATGGGAATACGCCAGTATTGGGGAATTATTGATTATTTTAAAAACCGTAACATTTTCAATTGCAATTGTCGCTTTGTTACAACAAGTCGCCTTCCAGGAAATCCATTTACGCCTTCTTACGATCATTTGGTTACTTCAGATGGGGATGATAGGAGGATCGCGATTTAGTTGGAGAGTTATTCGCGATACATACTTAATAAAGAATGAAAACAAAACCCGGACATTAATCATTGGAGCAGGTTCTGCCGGAACTATGGTAGCCAGACAACTATTAAATAATAGGGAAACAGAACTATTACCAGTAGCTTTTGTTGATGACAATGTAAATAAACATAATCTTGACGTTCTAGGCATCCCCGTCATAGGCGGAATAGATCAGCTTGAGAATACAGTACGAAATTTTAACATCGAAAATATCGTCATCGCTATTCCTTCTTTGCGAAAAAAAGAACTAAATATCATTTTCAAAGAATGCGCGAAAACAAAAGTAAAAACGAGAATATTACCTATGATTGAGGACCTAGTAACCGGGAAGATATCCGTAAATCAATTTCGCGAAGTAAAAGTTGAGGATTTATTAGGCAGAGACCCAGTGGAATTGGATACAAATGGGATAGCAAAGTATATTTCAAATCACGTAGTCTTAGTAACTGGAGCCGGTGGATCCATTGGATCAGAGATTTGCCGTCAAATTTCTAACTTTAAACCCGATAAATTGGTGCTACTAGGTCATGGAGAAAATAGCATTTATTCAATCGAGATGGAACTAAAAGTTGCATACAAAGATACAAACATAGCATTCGTCACAGAAATTGCAGATATCCAGGATTCAAAAAAAATGCTTTCGATTATGAAGAAACATCGTCCTCATGTCGTTTATCATGCGGCAGCTCATAAACATGTACCACTAATGGAGCGAAATCCGGAAGAAGCAGTAAAAAACAATATGATTGGAACGATGAATGTGGCAAAAGCTGCAAGCAAACACGAGGTAAAAACGTTTGTCATGATTTCTTCTGATAAAGCGGTGAATCCAACAAGTGTAATGGGAGCAACAAAAAGGTTAGCCGAAATGATCATTTATGACATGGATCGAAAAAGTAACACAAAGTTCATTACCGTTCGTTTCGGAAATGTCTTAGGCAGTCGCGGTAGTGTTATTCCCTTATTTAAAAAACAAATACAAAGAGGCGGTCCCGTTACAGTCACTCATCCAGAAATGGTCCGTTACTTTATGACCATCCCAGAAGCATCGAGGTTAGTTATTCAAGCCGGAAGTTTAGCTAGGGGAGGAGAAACATTTGTACTGGATATGGGAGACCCAGTAAAAATTGTTGACCTTGCCAAAAACTTAATTAAGCTCTCAGGCTACGCTGTTGAAGAAATAGGCATTGAATATTCAGGTATGAGACCAGGAGAAAAACTATTTGAAGAGTTATTAAATAAACAAGAAATTCAAGAGCCACAAATTTACCCGAAAATATATATAGGGAAATCAGCAGAAATCTTCATAGATGAGATAGAAGAAATAATGTCTACTTATACACTCTACGAACTAGAAA